AGCTCGGGCGCGCCGCCCTCGCCGAGTACGGGTGCATCGCCTGCCACGCCATCCCCGGAGTGCGCGGCAACCACACCGAGGTCGGTCCCCCGCTCGCCGGGTTCGCCCGGCGGCGGGTGATCGCCGGCCGACTGCCGAACACCCCCGCCAACGTCGCCGCGTGGGTCGAGAACCCCCAGGCGGTCGACCCGGGAAACGCGATGCCCGACCTGGGGGTGACACCCGAGGACGCCGAGCACATCGCCGCGTACCTCTACACCCTCCGGTAGGCGCGTTGC
This region of Egibacteraceae bacterium genomic DNA includes:
- a CDS encoding c-type cytochrome, with the translated sequence MGRSPSLTARSARSLRAWLTVGLVVTACAGGQQVTPPGLQVPGDPELGRAALAEYGCIACHAIPGVRGNHTEVGPPLAGFARRRVIAGRLPNTPANVAAWVENPQAVDPGNAMPDLGVTPEDAEHIAAYLYTLR